From the genome of Terriglobales bacterium, one region includes:
- the lon gene encoding endopeptidase La, whose translation MTQAREKFETRKLPMMPIRDVVIFPHMMTPFVVGRESSVRALEEALAGDRKIFLATQHDASVDEPKPNEIYQVGTIVNIVQSLKLPDGNIKVLVEGVERGKILQVVDTDGFFHASVRVAKYTVEATPVIEQAMQRVTSLFEQYVKLCQSLNYETMIAAVRMEDPSKLTDVIAANMQLAIEEKQELLEIFDPAERLNRVADVLEIEIEKLNMDRTIQTRVKRQMERAQKEYYLNEKIKAIQKELGRGEKSEWDELKKKVDGAGMPKEVHEKALQELKKLEAMPPMSAESTVSRNYLDWLLAVPWRKKSKEIRNIESAEKILNEDHYGLEKIKDRILEFLAVRQLVKNPKGSILCFVGPPGVGKTSLGMSIAKATGRKFVRLSLGGVRDEAEIRGHRRTYIGALPGQIIQSMKKAGTKNPVIMLDEIDKMAADFRGDPSAALLEVLDPEQNFMFQDHYLDVEYDLSQVFFVATANVLHTIPAPLQDRMEVLRLHGYTELEKLEIAKQYLVRKQRTATGLTESNLVFTDDAITEIIRSYTREAGVRNLEREIGNICRKVARKVVKEGLEYAVSVNAETVSEFLGVAKFRDTLAHEKSEVGLVTGLAWTEVGGSILSTEVTIVDGKGKTTLTGKLGDVMQESAQAAITYIRSRAHRLGVPRDFYRNIDIHIHVPEGAIPKDGPSAGITMATAIASALSKIPVRRDIAMTGEITLRGKVLPIGGLKEKLLAAHRAGIFEAILPKDNEKDLSEVPENLRNAMKLHFADNMDEVLAIALEGPLPQYSGEAEGQGLPTVTPTPTSQQLPVQHQ comes from the coding sequence CGTTGTCGGACGCGAATCGAGTGTCCGAGCGTTGGAAGAGGCGCTTGCCGGCGATCGGAAAATCTTTCTCGCTACGCAACACGACGCCAGCGTAGACGAACCCAAGCCGAACGAAATCTACCAAGTCGGCACAATCGTCAATATTGTTCAAAGCCTCAAACTGCCCGATGGCAACATCAAAGTCCTGGTCGAAGGTGTCGAGCGCGGCAAGATTCTCCAAGTTGTCGATACCGACGGTTTCTTCCATGCCAGCGTTCGCGTAGCCAAGTACACGGTAGAAGCCACGCCTGTAATCGAACAGGCGATGCAACGTGTCACCTCATTATTCGAGCAATACGTAAAGCTGTGCCAGTCGCTGAATTACGAAACGATGATTGCAGCGGTTCGCATGGAGGACCCCTCCAAGCTGACCGACGTGATCGCCGCCAACATGCAGCTTGCGATCGAAGAAAAGCAGGAGCTGCTTGAGATCTTCGATCCGGCGGAAAGATTGAACCGGGTCGCCGACGTTCTCGAAATAGAAATCGAGAAGCTCAACATGGATCGCACCATCCAGACTCGCGTAAAGCGGCAGATGGAGCGCGCTCAGAAAGAGTACTACCTCAACGAGAAGATCAAGGCCATCCAGAAAGAGCTAGGCCGCGGCGAGAAGAGCGAATGGGACGAGCTCAAGAAGAAGGTCGATGGCGCCGGCATGCCGAAGGAAGTGCACGAGAAGGCGCTTCAGGAGCTGAAGAAGCTCGAAGCCATGCCTCCGATGTCGGCCGAATCGACGGTCTCGCGCAACTATCTTGATTGGCTGCTCGCTGTACCGTGGCGCAAGAAGTCGAAAGAGATTCGCAACATCGAATCGGCAGAGAAAATCCTTAATGAAGACCATTACGGTCTGGAGAAGATCAAAGATCGCATCCTTGAATTTCTCGCCGTCCGCCAGTTGGTGAAAAATCCGAAAGGCTCGATTCTGTGCTTCGTTGGACCTCCGGGCGTGGGAAAAACTTCGCTCGGCATGTCGATCGCGAAGGCCACTGGACGCAAGTTCGTCCGCCTATCACTCGGCGGTGTGCGTGATGAAGCAGAAATTCGTGGACATCGCCGCACTTACATCGGCGCATTACCTGGGCAGATTATTCAATCCATGAAGAAGGCCGGCACGAAGAACCCAGTCATCATGCTCGATGAGATCGACAAGATGGCTGCGGACTTCCGCGGCGATCCGTCGGCCGCATTGCTCGAAGTTCTAGATCCAGAACAGAACTTCATGTTCCAGGATCACTACCTCGACGTCGAGTACGACCTCTCGCAGGTCTTCTTTGTCGCTACCGCTAACGTGCTGCACACCATTCCGGCTCCACTTCAGGACCGCATGGAAGTACTTCGGCTTCATGGCTACACCGAACTCGAGAAGCTGGAAATCGCCAAGCAGTACCTGGTGCGCAAACAGCGAACCGCTACCGGTTTGACGGAATCGAACCTGGTCTTCACCGATGACGCGATCACGGAAATCATTCGCTCCTACACACGCGAGGCCGGCGTTCGCAATCTGGAGCGCGAGATCGGCAATATCTGCCGCAAGGTAGCGCGGAAGGTCGTGAAGGAAGGTCTGGAATACGCGGTAAGCGTGAACGCTGAGACGGTGTCCGAGTTCCTCGGGGTCGCGAAATTCCGCGACACGCTGGCGCACGAAAAGAGCGAAGTCGGACTCGTAACTGGCCTTGCCTGGACAGAAGTTGGTGGATCAATCCTCTCGACCGAAGTCACGATCGTCGACGGCAAGGGCAAGACGACACTGACCGGCAAGCTCGGTGACGTAATGCAGGAATCAGCGCAAGCGGCGATAACGTACATCCGCTCTCGCGCACACAGGCTTGGCGTGCCCCGCGACTTCTATCGCAATATCGACATTCACATCCACGTGCCCGAAGGCGCCATTCCCAAGGATGGCCCCTCCGCTGGCATCACGATGGCCACAGCCATCGCCAGCGCCCTCAGCAAGATCCCAGTGCGGCGCGACATCGCGATGACTGGCGAAATCACCTTACGCGGCAAGGTCCTTCCGATCGGCGGACTCAAAGAGAAGCTGCTGGCCGCTCATCGCGCCGGCATCTTCGAAGCGATTCTGCCGAAGGACAATGAGAAGGACCTCTCCGAAGTACCTGAGAACCTTCGCAATGCCATGAAGCTCCACTTTGCGGACAACATGGACGAAGTGTTGGCAATCGCCCTGGAAGGCCCGCTGCCGCAATATAGCGGGGAGGCGGAAGGGCAAGGCCTGCCGACCGTCACGCCAACGCCGACTTCGCAGCAGCTGCCGGTACAGCATCAGTAG